A window of the Desulfobacula toluolica Tol2 genome harbors these coding sequences:
- a CDS encoding ribonuclease D, translating into MNYKFIESESELNHVCDDLLKEKIIAVDLEADSMHCFKEKICLIQIASAKEAFLVDPFEIKKISSFLNVLENNDVMKVFHGSDFDIRSLDRDYHVQVNNLFDTEIACRFLGIKERGLAALLKRNFDVDADKKFQKVDWAQRPLKQAMIEYSVGDVAYLVELQDIIHGRLKEKKRLAWAKEEFEIQAQVRYENNHTFPLFKKFKGAGKMDNRSLAVLENLLQMRLSIAQKKDQPLFKVISNPSLMTMACEKPLTIDRILKIRALSRKQADMYGNLCVEAVVKAMELEHRALPSYPKTRRPKKDDLIQERIKRLKKMREKLSGSLGIEPGFLLNNAVISCVAAENPATPEELLKIEQVRQWQVEAMGRDIISLLGYCRA; encoded by the coding sequence TTGAATTACAAGTTTATTGAATCTGAATCAGAATTGAACCATGTCTGTGATGATCTGTTAAAGGAAAAAATAATTGCTGTTGATCTGGAAGCGGATTCAATGCATTGTTTTAAGGAGAAAATCTGCCTGATCCAGATTGCCTCTGCAAAAGAAGCGTTTTTAGTTGATCCTTTTGAAATCAAGAAGATTTCATCTTTTTTAAACGTGCTTGAAAATAATGATGTTATGAAAGTGTTTCACGGGTCTGATTTTGATATCAGAAGTCTTGACAGGGATTATCATGTGCAGGTGAATAATCTTTTTGACACTGAGATCGCCTGCCGGTTTTTAGGCATCAAAGAGCGGGGGCTTGCAGCCCTGTTAAAAAGAAATTTTGACGTTGATGCAGACAAGAAATTTCAAAAGGTGGACTGGGCACAACGTCCGCTAAAGCAGGCAATGATTGAATATTCCGTGGGGGACGTGGCATACCTGGTAGAACTGCAGGATATTATTCATGGACGGCTTAAGGAAAAAAAACGTCTTGCCTGGGCAAAAGAAGAATTTGAAATACAGGCACAGGTCCGGTATGAAAATAATCATACATTTCCCTTGTTTAAAAAATTTAAGGGTGCCGGTAAAATGGATAACAGGAGCCTTGCGGTTCTGGAAAATCTGCTGCAGATGAGGCTTTCCATTGCCCAAAAAAAAGATCAGCCCTTGTTTAAAGTTATTTCAAATCCTTCGTTAATGACCATGGCCTGCGAGAAACCCTTGACAATCGATCGTATCCTGAAGATACGGGCATTGAGCAGAAAACAGGCGGACATGTATGGAAACCTTTGTGTGGAGGCTGTGGTTAAGGCCATGGAATTGGAGCATAGGGCGTTGCCCTCATATCCGAAAACCAGAAGACCCAAAAAGGATGATTTGATACAGGAACGGATCAAACGGCTGAAAAAGATGAGAGAAAAATTAAGCGGTTCCTTGGGAATTGAACCTGGGTTTTTATTGAACAATGCAGTGATTTCATGTGTTGCGGCTGAAAATCCTGCAACACCTGAAGAGCTTTTAAAAATTGAACAGGTCCGGCAGTGGCAGGTGGAAGCCATGGGCCGGGATATTATTTCACTGCTTGGATATTGCAGGGCATGA
- the dapF gene encoding diaminopimelate epimerase: MEIEFIKMQGLGNDFILLDNRKGDIRHPYPDLSKKLCSRHFGIGADGMILILKSVAQDIKFRIYNSDGSQAQMCGNGMRCFAKILYENKILPQKKMRVDTKAGTVIPEVITDEAGRVSSVRVDMGEPVLFCRDIPFKSPNEIAVEEFLTVGDKECGIIPVSMGNPHAVMFVDDLERVDVKKIGRSIETHERFPEKTNVEFVEVVNDKELKMKVWERGAGMTLACGTGACAALVAANLTGRTSKSAVVHLDGGDLDIQWNKETNHVFKTGPATKVFEGRIRI; this comes from the coding sequence ATGGAAATTGAATTTATTAAAATGCAGGGCCTTGGCAATGATTTTATTCTTCTGGATAACAGGAAAGGTGACATCAGGCACCCTTATCCAGACCTGTCAAAAAAACTTTGTTCAAGGCATTTCGGCATTGGAGCCGATGGTATGATCCTTATTCTTAAATCCGTGGCCCAAGATATTAAATTCAGGATATATAATTCTGACGGATCACAGGCCCAGATGTGCGGCAACGGCATGCGTTGTTTTGCTAAAATCCTGTATGAGAACAAGATATTGCCACAAAAGAAAATGCGTGTGGATACAAAGGCAGGCACCGTTATTCCCGAGGTGATCACAGATGAGGCGGGTCGGGTAAGTTCGGTAAGGGTTGATATGGGCGAACCCGTGCTTTTTTGCCGGGATATTCCGTTTAAAAGCCCCAATGAGATTGCCGTAGAAGAGTTTTTGACCGTAGGGGACAAGGAGTGTGGCATTATCCCTGTGTCCATGGGAAACCCCCATGCCGTTATGTTTGTTGATGATCTGGAAAGAGTGGATGTCAAAAAAATCGGCCGGTCAATTGAGACTCATGAAAGGTTTCCTGAAAAGACAAATGTTGAGTTTGTTGAAGTGGTAAATGATAAGGAATTAAAAATGAAGGTATGGGAAAGGGGGGCGGGGATGACTCTGGCCTGCGGTACAGGTGCCTGTGCCGCTCTGGTTGCCGCTAACCTGACGGGCAGGACGTCAAAAAGCGCTGTTGTTCATCTTGATGGAGGAGACCTTGACATTCAATGGAACAAAGAGACCAACCATGTCTTTAAGACCGGTCCTGCCACAAAGGTATTTGAGGGGCGGATAAGAATTTGA
- a CDS encoding PocR ligand-binding domain-containing protein, with amino-acid sequence MDLTDITSIEKWEAFEKELHKRSGMNSCVYDKNGNRITSYANWANEVCPTVKSYPEGIAAICAIANQYFTSETQKTKEPVVDECDAGFVKFAVPIFYKQEFLGTVGGCGHLLPDCEVETFFIEKAIDKDDLKLESKVDNVKKTSEQEIKTFIDFVQSYLEDIMPK; translated from the coding sequence ATGGATCTTACCGACATCACTTCCATAGAAAAATGGGAAGCCTTTGAAAAAGAATTACACAAGCGCTCCGGAATGAATTCGTGTGTGTATGACAAAAACGGAAACCGCATAACATCCTATGCAAACTGGGCGAATGAAGTCTGCCCGACCGTCAAGTCTTATCCTGAGGGTATTGCCGCCATATGTGCAATTGCAAATCAATATTTTACATCAGAAACCCAAAAAACAAAAGAACCTGTTGTGGATGAATGTGATGCAGGGTTTGTTAAATTTGCCGTCCCGATTTTTTATAAACAGGAATTTTTGGGTACTGTGGGCGGCTGCGGTCATCTTCTCCCGGATTGTGAAGTTGAAACTTTCTTTATTGAAAAAGCAATTGACAAAGATGATCTGAAATTGGAATCAAAAGTCGATAATGTTAAAAAAACGTCTGAACAAGAGATAAAAACATTCATTGATTTTGTTCAATCATACCTGGAAGACATCATGCCGAAATAA
- a CDS encoding (Fe-S)-binding protein produces MDHATINKDSVLYTLLKQLSPGHNSLECLTCGACTSRCTWFEGEGGPLPRQIIRMAALGLDEQLVNSHMLWDCLICNRCTQVCPMGICMDKIVAKARSLAIADEKIPEDLKQGIKNRMEVGDVNGLSKEEFVETVEWVSEEFADEINDPKAQIPHDQKGAKLLYLPNPRELGVNLLQLTAMAKLFYAIKEPWTMSARHSDVTNWGYFVGKDDITKKMALMVVEPAEELGIETLVLGECGHGYHVLKYLLEDIIGRKPKFEVVSMPELVVQYARKGILKFDPGVHPYKIAYHDPCNISRKSGGYDAPRQLLSMVCQGVVELTPNREDAICCGGGGGMLQDGNSTKKRMITGKPKADQIKAASLPHLATACLSCYRQIEELSAHYNLGIKIHTVAYLASESLIM; encoded by the coding sequence ATGGATCATGCAACGATAAATAAAGATTCTGTTCTGTATACCCTGCTCAAACAATTGTCTCCGGGTCACAATAGTCTTGAATGCCTCACCTGCGGGGCATGTACCTCCAGGTGTACCTGGTTTGAAGGGGAAGGCGGCCCCCTGCCCCGCCAGATCATCCGCATGGCCGCCCTTGGGCTTGACGAGCAGCTTGTAAACAGCCATATGCTCTGGGACTGCCTGATCTGCAACCGCTGCACCCAGGTTTGCCCCATGGGGATCTGCATGGACAAAATTGTAGCAAAAGCCAGAAGCCTTGCCATTGCAGATGAGAAAATCCCTGAAGATCTTAAACAAGGAATTAAAAACCGAATGGAAGTGGGCGATGTCAACGGTCTGAGCAAAGAAGAATTTGTAGAAACCGTTGAATGGGTCAGCGAAGAATTTGCTGATGAAATAAATGATCCTAAAGCTCAAATCCCCCATGATCAAAAAGGTGCAAAGCTTCTCTACCTTCCCAACCCAAGAGAACTGGGCGTCAACCTGCTTCAATTGACGGCCATGGCAAAACTTTTTTATGCCATAAAAGAACCATGGACCATGTCTGCCCGCCATTCAGACGTCACCAACTGGGGATATTTTGTGGGCAAGGATGACATCACAAAAAAAATGGCACTGATGGTGGTTGAACCGGCTGAAGAACTCGGCATTGAAACCCTTGTGCTTGGAGAATGCGGCCATGGTTACCATGTATTAAAATACCTCCTTGAAGACATTATCGGAAGAAAACCAAAATTTGAAGTTGTCAGCATGCCCGAACTGGTTGTGCAGTATGCCCGAAAAGGAATTCTTAAATTTGACCCCGGCGTACATCCCTATAAAATCGCATACCATGATCCCTGCAATATTTCCAGAAAATCAGGAGGATATGACGCCCCGAGACAATTGCTTTCCATGGTCTGCCAGGGAGTTGTGGAACTTACCCCCAACAGGGAAGACGCAATCTGCTGCGGAGGAGGAGGAGGCATGTTGCAGGACGGTAACAGCACAAAAAAAAGAATGATCACAGGAAAACCAAAAGCCGACCAGATAAAGGCAGCCAGTCTGCCTCATCTTGCCACGGCATGTCTGTCATGCTACCGGCAGATAGAAGAATTGTCCGCTCATTATAATCTGGGCATAAAAATCCATACAGTGGCTTATCTGGCATCTGAGTCTCTGATAATGTAA
- a CDS encoding hydrogenase iron-sulfur subunit, with the protein MKKTTPSILIIGGGVAGISAAQTLSHQDIIVHLVEKDDTLGGHAALWACMATGSCENCGACLSIEMADQILKQKNVTCHLDAMVETLIKKDQGYEVGLNNKETFFVEKIILATGFSPFDPVQIKSLHHDAYENVITTARLNTLLKEETLSEYLNGKADPKIAFIQCVGSRNREQGKDYCSQVCCKISMRHANKLVHLYPEADITLFHMDLQIIGKEVRPLFSTLSKNIELIQGVPAEILEDAETKMLTIMTEAKENQTKNNQTPKNQTRIARAFDLIVLSVGMQPSQNLENTAKLLGISPNSWGFFNTDQAMLSADVSVAGCAKGPKDILASQQDGRMAAARIIDELGLTHDKKPGIAVFGQGSQADQTAMAIAAKGYSTYLFGPGTNLCDDTQVTILNNSKLISISGTAGNFSIFYESPFDESIGSKKTTLTCAAIIAAHEPIQSQKPLSGLTNKPASLDALSQMIEKTPDDCPDNIAVLLDYHGPEFKSSARLALNTAIKARSLRKNISVIMNKMLVHGESGQRLYDTARQQGVDFLRFETSDDIDIRDSGNGFLIKLKEATLPFIELNLNCDCLVLPPVVLPGTEFKDAAALLRQPLDKQGFLQSANTRHRLTRSSRKGIFFAGSGHDETDQEDLNNEIKDILSELSSQAPYWTKLDQAKLDSPQIDTGVEINQKKCAQCLTCIRICPHGAIVMNEKNRPQIVPNSCFSCHLCVSNCPAYAIESKELSNDLIAQKIETNKIVILACERSAALAANNLCLPDNITLIKIPCVCRISSDIILKALLNGAAQVIVSGCHEENCRSFAGSRVAETSVKNISRLPGVAASKIMWEPVAANETAKFKRIIAKASE; encoded by the coding sequence ATGAAAAAAACAACCCCGAGTATCCTGATTATAGGAGGGGGCGTTGCAGGAATATCTGCGGCGCAAACCCTTTCCCATCAGGATATTATCGTACACCTGGTGGAAAAAGACGACACCCTTGGCGGGCATGCCGCCCTGTGGGCATGCATGGCAACCGGCAGCTGTGAAAACTGCGGGGCATGCCTGAGTATTGAAATGGCAGATCAGATCCTGAAACAGAAAAATGTGACTTGTCACCTTGATGCCATGGTTGAAACCCTGATCAAAAAAGACCAAGGGTATGAGGTGGGCCTTAACAACAAAGAGACCTTTTTTGTTGAAAAAATAATACTGGCCACAGGATTTTCACCTTTTGATCCTGTTCAGATCAAGTCCCTTCACCATGATGCATATGAAAACGTAATTACCACGGCCCGGCTAAATACCCTTTTGAAAGAAGAAACCCTTTCAGAATACTTGAACGGAAAAGCTGACCCAAAAATCGCCTTTATCCAGTGCGTTGGGTCCAGGAACCGTGAGCAGGGAAAAGATTATTGTTCCCAGGTCTGCTGTAAAATCTCCATGCGCCATGCCAACAAACTGGTTCATCTTTACCCTGAGGCCGATATCACCCTCTTCCACATGGATCTTCAGATCATTGGCAAAGAGGTAAGACCCCTTTTTAGCACCCTTTCTAAAAATATTGAGCTGATCCAGGGCGTTCCTGCCGAAATACTTGAAGATGCGGAAACCAAGATGCTGACCATCATGACGGAAGCCAAAGAGAACCAAACTAAAAACAATCAAACCCCAAAAAATCAAACCAGGATTGCCAGAGCCTTTGATCTTATTGTTCTGTCCGTTGGCATGCAGCCGTCCCAGAACCTTGAGAACACAGCAAAGCTGCTGGGCATAAGCCCCAATTCATGGGGTTTTTTCAATACAGACCAGGCAATGCTGTCAGCTGATGTAAGTGTTGCAGGGTGTGCCAAGGGCCCCAAAGACATACTTGCCTCTCAACAGGATGGCAGAATGGCAGCAGCCAGGATCATTGACGAACTCGGGTTGACACACGACAAAAAACCGGGCATTGCGGTTTTCGGACAAGGTTCACAGGCCGACCAGACCGCAATGGCCATCGCTGCAAAAGGATATAGCACCTATCTTTTCGGACCGGGAACAAATCTTTGCGATGATACCCAGGTAACAATCTTGAACAACAGCAAACTTATTTCCATATCCGGCACTGCCGGAAACTTTTCCATCTTTTATGAATCTCCTTTTGATGAATCTATTGGGAGTAAAAAAACAACATTGACCTGCGCCGCCATCATTGCGGCCCATGAGCCCATACAGTCACAAAAGCCGCTTTCAGGCCTGACCAACAAGCCCGCAAGCCTTGATGCACTCTCCCAAATGATTGAGAAAACACCTGATGATTGCCCGGACAACATTGCCGTCCTGCTGGATTATCACGGCCCTGAATTCAAATCATCTGCAAGGCTCGCCCTTAATACTGCCATCAAAGCACGATCGCTGAGAAAAAACATCTCTGTCATCATGAACAAAATGCTGGTACACGGAGAATCCGGCCAGCGCCTCTACGACACGGCCAGACAGCAAGGTGTTGATTTCCTCAGATTTGAAACCAGTGATGACATTGATATCCGGGATTCAGGCAACGGCTTTTTAATCAAACTCAAAGAGGCCACCTTGCCTTTCATTGAGCTGAACCTCAATTGTGACTGCCTTGTATTGCCCCCGGTCGTCCTTCCCGGCACAGAATTTAAAGATGCTGCAGCCCTTCTACGGCAGCCCCTTGACAAACAAGGCTTTCTGCAATCTGCCAACACCCGCCACAGGTTGACCAGGTCTTCCAGAAAAGGCATCTTTTTTGCCGGAAGCGGTCATGACGAGACAGACCAGGAGGATTTAAACAATGAAATAAAAGATATTTTATCTGAACTTTCTTCCCAGGCACCTTATTGGACTAAATTGGATCAGGCCAAATTGGATTCACCTCAAATAGATACCGGGGTTGAAATCAATCAGAAAAAATGTGCCCAGTGTCTTACCTGTATACGGATCTGCCCTCATGGCGCCATTGTCATGAATGAAAAAAACCGGCCCCAGATTGTACCAAACTCATGTTTTTCATGTCATCTTTGTGTGTCCAACTGCCCGGCATATGCCATTGAGTCAAAAGAACTGAGCAATGACCTGATTGCCCAAAAAATTGAAACAAACAAAATTGTCATCCTGGCCTGCGAACGGTCGGCTGCCCTTGCTGCAAACAATCTTTGCCTGCCGGATAATATCACATTGATTAAAATTCCCTGTGTCTGCAGAATCAGCAGCGACATCATTTTAAAAGCTCTTTTAAACGGTGCTGCACAAGTGATTGTCAGCGGGTGCCACGAAGAAAACTGCCGTTCTTTTGCTGGCAGCCGTGTTGCCGAGACCAGCGTGAAAAACATATCGCGTCTTCCGGGAGTTGCGGCATCCAAAATAATGTGGGAACCTGTTGCAGCCAATGAAACTGCAAAATTCAAACGCATTATTGCAAAGGCATCAGAATAA
- a CDS encoding FAD-dependent oxidoreductase: protein MVKRVIIVGAVALGPKVACRLRRLDPEIQITVVDRDNLISYGGCGIPYYVGGDIADIEGLCSTSSHVVRDPEFFRTCKGVKIMPGVEAMGINRKEKKLDIQHLSDGRKESLEYDKLVIATGATPFRPPIPGADLPMVFTVSNLHNAKDIKDKISKGHVGKAVVIGAGAIGIEMAEALTDLWGVETTIIEMADQVLPTALGKNMSKVVENQLEKHGVKVMLSEKVECINGDADSQVTSVETGNGTMECDMVVLSAGVRPNTKFAADSGLAVGLSGALLVDRCMKTTDPDIYAGGDCVELRNLVSGENMTMPLGSLANRQGRIIANNIHGRASQFNGTVGTFCIKVFDMGVATAGLTSDQAKANGFDPVHAIVSQPDRAHFYPSAQLMFIKLIADSKTRKILGIEAVGGQDDAIKARVDAIAPLLQLGLNVDDVCVLETGYAPPFASAMDIINNAGNALDNILENLNKPIDVIDFVEAFKNDEIKVLDVREPKEAEPFVEKYRDRWMNIPQSELRERFNEVSRTDPVCLVCGTGARSYECQTLFVHNGFTNTINVQGGHAMISIIDPEFI from the coding sequence ATGGTGAAACGCGTTATTATTGTCGGAGCGGTTGCTTTGGGGCCCAAAGTAGCCTGCAGACTGAGAAGACTTGATCCTGAAATCCAGATCACGGTTGTAGACCGGGATAACCTTATTTCTTACGGGGGCTGCGGCATCCCTTATTATGTGGGTGGGGATATTGCTGATATAGAAGGGCTTTGTTCAACTTCATCTCATGTTGTAAGAGACCCTGAATTTTTCAGAACCTGTAAAGGCGTTAAAATTATGCCCGGGGTTGAAGCCATGGGTATCAACAGAAAAGAAAAAAAACTGGATATTCAACATCTGTCAGACGGGAGAAAAGAATCCCTGGAATATGACAAACTCGTGATTGCCACAGGTGCAACACCCTTCAGACCACCAATCCCCGGGGCAGACCTTCCCATGGTCTTCACGGTGTCAAATCTTCATAATGCCAAGGACATCAAGGATAAAATTTCAAAGGGCCATGTGGGAAAAGCCGTGGTCATCGGTGCAGGTGCCATTGGTATTGAAATGGCTGAAGCGCTTACCGATCTGTGGGGGGTTGAAACCACCATCATAGAAATGGCAGATCAGGTTCTGCCTACGGCCCTGGGAAAAAATATGTCAAAAGTTGTGGAAAATCAGCTTGAAAAACATGGTGTCAAAGTAATGCTGTCTGAAAAGGTGGAATGCATCAATGGTGATGCCGACTCACAGGTCACCTCGGTTGAAACCGGCAACGGCACCATGGAATGTGATATGGTTGTGCTGTCTGCGGGTGTCAGGCCAAATACGAAGTTTGCCGCAGATTCGGGCCTGGCCGTGGGCCTTTCCGGTGCCCTGCTTGTGGACAGGTGTATGAAGACAACTGATCCCGACATTTATGCCGGGGGGGATTGTGTCGAGCTTAGAAATCTTGTGAGCGGCGAAAATATGACCATGCCTCTGGGATCTCTTGCCAACAGGCAGGGCAGGATCATTGCCAACAATATTCATGGCAGGGCAAGTCAGTTCAACGGAACCGTTGGGACTTTTTGCATCAAGGTGTTTGACATGGGGGTTGCCACAGCAGGGTTGACATCTGATCAGGCAAAGGCAAACGGTTTTGATCCGGTTCATGCCATTGTATCACAGCCTGACCGGGCTCATTTTTATCCTTCTGCCCAGCTTATGTTCATCAAACTGATTGCGGACAGTAAAACTAGAAAAATTTTAGGAATTGAGGCTGTGGGCGGACAGGACGATGCCATCAAGGCCCGTGTTGATGCGATTGCGCCTTTATTACAGCTCGGTCTGAATGTGGATGATGTGTGTGTGCTTGAAACAGGGTATGCACCGCCGTTTGCATCTGCCATGGACATTATCAACAACGCGGGCAATGCGCTGGACAATATCCTGGAAAATCTGAACAAGCCCATAGATGTTATTGATTTTGTGGAAGCGTTTAAAAATGATGAAATCAAGGTACTGGATGTCAGGGAGCCTAAAGAGGCGGAACCGTTTGTTGAAAAATACCGGGACCGCTGGATGAATATTCCCCAGTCTGAACTGCGGGAAAGATTTAATGAAGTATCAAGAACAGATCCTGTATGTCTTGTGTGCGGTACAGGGGCCCGCTCTTATGAATGCCAGACCCTGTTTGTCCACAACGGATTTACCAATACAATAAATGTTCAGGGCGGCCATGCCATGATCAGTATTATTGATCCTGAATTCATCTAA
- a CDS encoding rhomboid family intramembrane serine protease — protein sequence MSKDLEKLFTGLSGEKADLIILILTSQNIKAHAEGLHKAFDILVSSKDRQKALATIEAYYKENKYNRLKQQLQQIPISSFKSIPAFFIMGLLCLIHVSCLEYHIHEDMIFKYGVSALFILQGETYRAVTALLLHSDARHLLGNMAGLLIFGAPVISLSGFGAGPFMLLFTGTAGNLINAHFHKTAHLSIGASTSVMGAAGLLVAFRITQTGKPFRWNTLLPMIAGAVLVGMFSQGERTDVWAHVFGFLCGVLSGIFFFPLNRTINFPQKNTMALFISLLIIAAALLSATQM from the coding sequence ATGAGCAAGGATTTAGAAAAGTTATTTACCGGCCTTTCCGGCGAAAAGGCAGATCTGATTATCCTGATTTTGACTTCTCAAAATATTAAGGCACATGCAGAAGGTTTACACAAAGCCTTTGATATCCTGGTAAGCTCCAAAGACCGACAAAAAGCCCTGGCAACGATTGAGGCATATTATAAAGAAAATAAATATAACAGGCTCAAACAGCAATTGCAGCAAATTCCAATCTCTTCCTTTAAATCAATTCCTGCTTTTTTTATCATGGGGCTTCTCTGCCTGATTCATGTGAGCTGCCTTGAATATCACATCCACGAGGATATGATATTCAAATATGGAGTATCAGCTCTTTTCATCCTCCAGGGAGAGACCTACAGAGCTGTTACAGCCCTGCTGCTGCATTCGGATGCCCGTCATCTGCTGGGAAATATGGCAGGCCTGCTCATTTTCGGGGCACCTGTCATAAGTCTTTCAGGATTTGGCGCAGGACCTTTTATGCTGTTGTTTACCGGAACCGCCGGTAATCTTATCAATGCCCATTTTCATAAAACCGCCCATCTTTCCATTGGCGCATCCACATCCGTCATGGGAGCAGCCGGGCTTCTTGTGGCCTTCCGGATAACGCAAACAGGAAAACCCTTTCGCTGGAACACGCTTTTGCCCATGATTGCCGGTGCCGTTCTGGTCGGCATGTTCAGCCAGGGAGAGCGAACAGATGTGTGGGCACATGTTTTTGGTTTCCTTTGCGGAGTGTTGTCCGGCATCTTTTTTTTTCCTTTGAACAGAACGATCAATTTTCCTCAAAAAAATACCATGGCACTGTTCATCTCCCTGCTTATAATTGCAGCAGCGCTTTTATCTGCAACGCAGATGTAG
- a CDS encoding flagellar brake domain-containing protein yields the protein MEKRINIGRDLICDIDIGTKLSIKIEDIALPITSSFVGMEKGEYFILKQPSPFSTIKPKLFPGNQLIVKYLSNGMIYVFASNIIETLSKPIRVVILEYPARVIERKLRSEDRAGCSLAAGIVFKGTPKNVVIRDINMTGCRITVTYKPSEKNHIAKKSDALKISIRLPGTSRDIMIAGIVRNVQKKGLSVSYGVQFDTVPVDVQDSIKNYIATIQI from the coding sequence ATGGAAAAAAGAATAAACATCGGCAGGGACCTGATTTGTGATATTGATATTGGAACCAAACTTAGCATTAAGATTGAAGACATTGCACTTCCCATTACCAGCAGCTTTGTGGGTATGGAAAAAGGGGAATATTTCATACTCAAACAACCGTCTCCTTTTTCCACTATCAAGCCTAAACTTTTTCCCGGTAATCAGCTGATTGTTAAATATCTGTCAAATGGTATGATATATGTTTTTGCCAGTAATATTATTGAGACTCTTTCCAAACCGATCCGTGTTGTTATTTTAGAATACCCTGCCAGGGTTATTGAGCGAAAACTTCGTTCGGAAGACAGGGCCGGTTGCAGTCTTGCAGCCGGTATCGTTTTTAAAGGTACGCCCAAGAATGTGGTTATCCGGGATATTAATATGACAGGCTGTCGTATTACCGTCACATATAAGCCCAGCGAGAAAAATCATATTGCAAAAAAGTCAGACGCTTTGAAAATATCCATTCGCTTGCCTGGAACAAGCCGGGATATCATGATTGCCGGAATCGTCAGAAATGTCCAAAAGAAAGGTCTGTCCGTATCCTACGGTGTTCAGTTTGATACTGTTCCTGTTGATGTCCAGGACAGTATTAAAAATTATATTGCAACAATTCAGATATAG
- a CDS encoding fumarylacetoacetate hydrolase family protein, whose translation MQILRFESDDNKIYTGCDFDNGKASVIEGDIYSDFFITEKQKPVKTFLPPVSPAVIFCIGLNYKLHAKETGMALPKYPVVFMKNISSAAGHLEDVRIPASCVKVPEVDYEAELAVVIKKNTRNVSPEKALDHVLGYTCANDISARRWQKHGGGGQWIKGKSFDTFCPLGPCLVTADELEAPDQLDIECVLNGNTMQKSNTSDMIFSVGQIISYLSESTTLVPGTLILTGTPSGVGFTRKPPVYLAPGDVLETKIEKIGVLKNQISLDRE comes from the coding sequence ATGCAAATACTAAGGTTTGAAAGTGATGACAATAAAATTTATACAGGGTGTGACTTTGATAACGGCAAAGCATCCGTGATTGAGGGGGATATTTATTCTGATTTTTTCATTACGGAAAAACAAAAACCGGTTAAAACATTTTTACCGCCGGTTTCTCCGGCTGTTATTTTCTGCATTGGCTTGAATTATAAGCTCCATGCAAAAGAGACCGGCATGGCATTGCCGAAATATCCGGTGGTTTTTATGAAAAATATCAGTTCTGCAGCAGGCCATCTGGAGGATGTCAGGATTCCGGCCTCCTGCGTAAAAGTCCCGGAAGTGGATTATGAGGCCGAGCTTGCCGTGGTCATCAAGAAAAACACCAGAAATGTCTCGCCGGAAAAGGCGCTGGATCATGTCCTGGGATATACCTGCGCCAATGATATATCCGCCAGAAGATGGCAGAAGCATGGCGGCGGCGGGCAATGGATAAAGGGGAAAAGCTTTGACACCTTTTGTCCCCTTGGCCCTTGCCTTGTGACTGCAGATGAACTTGAAGCCCCGGATCAACTGGATATTGAATGTGTGTTAAACGGTAATACCATGCAGAAAAGCAATACCAGCGACATGATTTTTTCAGTGGGCCAAATCATTTCTTATCTGTCTGAGTCAACCACCCTGGTTCCGGGAACCCTTATTCTTACAGGAACTCCCAGCGGTGTCGGATTTACCAGAAAACCGCCGGTTTATCTTGCTCCTGGGGATGTGCTGGAAACAAAAATTGAAAAAATCGGTGTGCTGAAAAATCAGATAAGCCTTGACCGGGAATAA